One region of Vibrio pelagius genomic DNA includes:
- a CDS encoding ABC transporter ATP-binding protein: MALLTIHNGQLAFGDHPLLDRADFALQENERVCLVGRNGAGKSTLMKVLAGEIIMDDGKMQVTQDVVVSRLEQDPPRNEEGTVYEYVSGGLAEIGKKLKIYHDLLDLIAEDPSEKNINRLARVQEELDHANAWRFDDRVNNVLGALKLSPNTKLTDLSGGWQRKAALARALVCDPDVLLLDEPTNHLDVTTIEWLEGFLKDFRGSIIFISHDRAFIKSMATRIVDLDRGQLSSFPGDYDNYLVEKEEALRVEEMQNAEFDKKLAQEEVWIRQGIKARRTRNEGRVRALKKLREERQNRREVQGKAVIQIDDAQRSGKIVFEAENLNFGFEGKEIVKDFSFNIMRGDRIALIGPNGCGKSTVLKLLLDQLKPDSGRLHCGTKLEVAYFDQYREILDPEKSVIDNLADGKQEVMVGGRERHALSYLQDFLFSPKRARTPVKALSGGEKNRLLLARIFLKSNNLLILDEPTNDLDIETLELLEDLLANYQGTLLLVSHDRQFVDNTVMTSWIFEGNGVIEEFVGGYHDAQQQRAQVLQSRQAEKPSKKAKVVEETPKTAPAKAKPKKLSYKLQRELEALPMRLEELEAQIETLQEEVNEPNFFSNPVEQTQPVLDKLSAAEQELEVAFERWEELEALQQES; this comes from the coding sequence ATGGCATTACTTACAATTCATAATGGTCAGCTTGCATTTGGTGATCACCCATTATTAGACCGCGCAGACTTCGCGCTGCAGGAAAACGAGCGTGTTTGTTTGGTAGGCCGTAATGGTGCTGGTAAGTCAACCTTAATGAAGGTTCTTGCTGGTGAGATCATTATGGATGACGGTAAGATGCAAGTGACACAAGATGTTGTTGTATCGCGCTTAGAACAAGATCCTCCTCGTAATGAAGAGGGAACGGTTTATGAGTATGTGTCCGGCGGCTTAGCGGAAATCGGTAAGAAGCTAAAGATCTACCACGATCTATTGGATCTTATCGCAGAAGACCCAAGTGAGAAGAACATTAACCGTTTAGCCAGAGTTCAAGAAGAGCTGGATCATGCCAATGCATGGCGCTTTGATGATCGCGTTAACAATGTTCTTGGGGCTCTTAAACTGTCTCCAAACACCAAGTTAACCGATTTGTCCGGTGGTTGGCAGCGTAAAGCGGCTTTGGCTCGTGCGCTTGTATGTGACCCTGACGTATTGCTTCTTGATGAACCGACTAACCACCTAGACGTAACAACGATCGAGTGGCTAGAAGGTTTCTTAAAAGACTTCCGCGGTTCTATCATCTTTATTTCTCATGACCGTGCCTTCATTAAGTCTATGGCGACTCGTATCGTCGACCTAGATCGCGGGCAACTGAGCTCGTTCCCAGGTGATTATGACAATTACCTTGTAGAGAAAGAAGAAGCGCTTCGTGTCGAAGAGATGCAAAACGCTGAATTTGATAAAAAGCTTGCTCAAGAAGAAGTATGGATTCGTCAAGGGATCAAAGCTCGTCGTACTCGCAACGAAGGTCGCGTGCGTGCACTGAAAAAGCTTCGTGAAGAGCGTCAAAATCGCCGTGAAGTGCAGGGCAAAGCCGTCATTCAAATCGATGATGCGCAGCGTTCAGGTAAGATTGTCTTCGAAGCAGAGAACCTGAACTTTGGTTTTGAAGGCAAAGAGATCGTTAAAGATTTCAGCTTCAACATTATGCGTGGTGACCGTATTGCTCTGATCGGCCCTAACGGTTGTGGTAAGAGTACAGTACTTAAACTGCTACTGGATCAGCTTAAACCAGACTCTGGTCGTTTACACTGTGGTACTAAGCTTGAAGTGGCTTACTTTGACCAATACCGCGAGATCTTAGACCCAGAGAAATCGGTTATTGATAACCTGGCTGATGGTAAACAGGAAGTCATGGTTGGTGGCCGAGAAAGGCATGCACTAAGTTACTTACAAGACTTCTTATTTTCACCTAAACGTGCACGCACGCCGGTTAAAGCGCTCTCTGGTGGTGAGAAGAACCGCTTGTTACTTGCTCGTATTTTCCTCAAATCGAACAACTTATTGATTCTTGATGAACCAACTAACGATTTAGATATCGAAACTTTGGAACTTTTAGAGGATTTGCTTGCCAACTATCAGGGTACGCTTCTTTTGGTAAGTCACGATCGTCAGTTCGTAGACAACACGGTTATGACTAGCTGGATCTTTGAAGGAAACGGCGTTATTGAAGAGTTTGTTGGTGGTTATCACGACGCTCAACAGCAACGCGCTCAAGTTCTTCAGTCACGTCAGGCTGAAAAGCCATCAAAGAAAGCAAAAGTAGTTGAGGAAACTCCCAAAACTGCACCTGCTAAGGCTAAACCTAAGAAGTTATCGTATAAGCTACAGCGAGAGCTTGAAGCGTTACCTATGCGTTTAGAGGAATTGGAAGCCCAAATTGAAACTCTTCAGGAAGAAGTGAATGAACCTAACTTTTTCTCAAATCCTGTAGAGCAGACACAACCAGTTTTAGATAAGCTATCTGCGGCAGAGCAGGAGCTAGAAGTTGCTTTTGAGCGTTGGGAAGAGCTCGAGGCACTACAACAGGAAAGTTAA
- a CDS encoding glutaredoxin family protein, with protein sequence MAFELTEQLNISQHVQVVDIAFDDELFSRYGVTIPVLKYESSDGNISTELNWPFGLLELNDWLRKNGITYNS encoded by the coding sequence ATGGCATTTGAACTTACGGAACAGTTAAACATTAGCCAGCACGTTCAAGTGGTTGATATTGCATTTGATGATGAGCTATTTTCCCGTTACGGGGTCACTATTCCCGTACTCAAATACGAAAGCTCTGATGGCAATATTAGTACAGAACTGAACTGGCCTTTTGGCTTGTTAGAATTAAACGATTGGTTAAGAAAGAATGGCATTACTTACAATTCATAA
- the rmf gene encoding ribosome modulation factor — protein MKRQKRDRLERAQSQGYKAGLNGRSQEACPYSQMDSRSHWLGGWRDAKDDKQAGLYK, from the coding sequence ATGAAGAGACAAAAGCGTGATCGCCTAGAACGAGCACAATCTCAAGGCTACAAAGCTGGTTTAAATGGAAGGTCGCAAGAAGCTTGCCCATATAGTCAAATGGATTCTCGGTCGCATTGGCTAGGTGGTTGGCGTGATGCCAAAGATGATAAACAAGCAGGTCTCTATAAGTAA
- a CDS encoding DUF3466 family protein → MSSTNFKLTTIAALVLAATNANAALYQIVEVEKPAAITNATETFGVAIQPGSATDGSNELAMGCFDSSATNCTKDSFKLAGETRNTVEGVSYREEVPFAMDAAFQYIQEFDDFESYCFRELRYSTCESWALQRWNTWSKEIGDLTHVNAQAFLEGGAASISNYNVVINALDSSGSPLGIESNGNDIRHNAVTTVPVIASSESRAWGAKTLSNGTVVNYGSISEDQPVTDTSNITFSSKAAIWSAGHVEQITWIQGEIPQTGDYFAQGSMRGLAEDNGKLYGVGFGTANGSGDLQDMNASVFISDGLDLSSATWETKQVSGALVNSGSSNDDAIYSNSVLSDINDNLLAVGHAKRNGYVPENGSAANKAFIVEDVSSTTPTAKFLSGGIFFSGAGSEAKSVNKYNEFVGQVDADTIREVDGSERRHRGFIYPYQANGTEPSRIALFQSKAWWLDDLTNGANADGKDFSDENNFFRIIDASDINDAGVISATAIKCTVNGVAQQYDTTSHNSYCGDASSDAVEEVVAVKLVPIQGAKAEDIQPRGTDSQSVERQGASLGIFALTLLGFLGFRRKLK, encoded by the coding sequence ATGAGTAGTACGAATTTTAAGTTAACTACGATTGCAGCCTTAGTATTGGCTGCAACTAACGCTAATGCTGCCTTGTACCAGATCGTTGAGGTAGAGAAACCTGCAGCGATTACGAACGCAACTGAGACTTTCGGTGTTGCTATTCAGCCTGGTAGTGCGACAGATGGCTCTAATGAACTTGCTATGGGGTGTTTCGATTCTAGCGCGACAAACTGTACGAAAGATTCATTTAAATTAGCGGGTGAAACGCGCAACACGGTCGAAGGCGTTAGCTATCGTGAAGAAGTGCCTTTTGCAATGGATGCAGCGTTTCAGTACATCCAAGAATTTGATGACTTTGAAAGCTACTGTTTTCGTGAGTTAAGATATTCGACTTGTGAAAGCTGGGCTTTACAACGTTGGAATACGTGGAGTAAGGAAATTGGCGATCTTACTCATGTTAATGCCCAAGCTTTCTTAGAAGGTGGTGCAGCATCGATTAGCAATTATAACGTCGTTATTAATGCACTAGATTCATCTGGCTCGCCGCTAGGTATCGAATCTAATGGTAATGACATTCGGCATAATGCAGTTACTACCGTTCCTGTGATTGCTTCTTCCGAGTCACGAGCTTGGGGAGCGAAGACCCTGAGTAATGGGACGGTTGTTAATTACGGTAGTATCTCTGAAGATCAACCTGTAACAGATACCTCAAACATTACTTTCAGCTCTAAAGCGGCTATTTGGAGTGCAGGACATGTAGAGCAGATTACTTGGATTCAAGGAGAGATTCCGCAAACAGGTGATTATTTCGCGCAAGGTAGTATGCGTGGCCTGGCTGAAGACAATGGTAAGCTTTATGGCGTTGGATTCGGAACGGCTAATGGTAGTGGCGATCTTCAAGATATGAACGCGAGCGTATTTATTAGCGACGGCCTTGATTTATCTTCAGCAACTTGGGAAACCAAGCAAGTTTCAGGTGCGCTAGTAAACTCTGGTTCATCAAATGACGACGCTATTTATAGTAATTCGGTTCTCTCTGATATCAACGACAATTTGTTGGCGGTAGGACACGCTAAACGTAATGGTTATGTTCCAGAGAATGGTAGCGCCGCGAATAAAGCCTTTATCGTCGAAGATGTCTCAAGCACTACACCTACTGCTAAATTCTTATCTGGTGGAATTTTCTTTAGTGGCGCAGGCAGCGAAGCGAAGTCGGTTAACAAGTACAACGAATTTGTTGGCCAAGTTGATGCGGATACTATTCGTGAAGTGGACGGAAGTGAACGTCGCCATAGAGGTTTTATCTATCCGTATCAAGCAAACGGTACTGAGCCTTCAAGAATCGCATTGTTTCAGAGCAAAGCTTGGTGGTTGGATGATCTGACTAATGGTGCTAATGCTGATGGCAAAGATTTCTCTGACGAGAATAACTTTTTCCGCATCATCGATGCGTCAGACATTAATGATGCTGGTGTTATTTCTGCAACTGCGATCAAATGTACAGTCAATGGGGTCGCACAACAGTACGACACCACTTCACATAACTCATACTGTGGTGATGCTTCGTCTGACGCAGTAGAGGAGGTCGTCGCGGTTAAGTTGGTGCCTATTCAAGGTGCAAAAGCTGAAGACATTCAGCCGCGTGGTACTGATTCTCAGAGCGTAGAACGTCAAGGTGCTAGCCTTGGTATTTTCGCTTTGACACTGCTTGGTTTCCTGGGGTTCCGCAGAAAACTTAAATAA
- a CDS encoding cell division protein ZapC, with protein sequence MLKPSDTWSWYYDEQQCSLMLNLGEDMIFKTNLVRNKLVDCAFKENEFTVDDASSFQTFKEQISGLDLSEPRQAELALYCVAAKRFHKPVQPKSWFFESQPQGHECPEEGDIVRMNNQYSVGYFIVLEVGENASLCASVDLDEFNLTSSKALQFGDCIKVMHDRMVDANAILHHHRHIAMVG encoded by the coding sequence ATGCTTAAACCTAGTGATACATGGAGTTGGTACTACGATGAACAGCAATGTTCATTAATGCTAAACCTCGGAGAGGATATGATTTTCAAGACTAACCTCGTCCGTAATAAGCTGGTGGATTGTGCATTCAAGGAGAATGAATTCACGGTTGATGATGCTTCTTCCTTCCAGACCTTCAAAGAACAGATCTCCGGATTAGACCTTTCTGAACCTCGTCAAGCAGAGTTAGCACTATACTGTGTTGCTGCAAAACGCTTCCACAAGCCTGTTCAGCCGAAAAGTTGGTTTTTTGAGTCTCAGCCACAAGGCCATGAATGCCCGGAAGAGGGCGATATTGTCCGAATGAACAATCAATATAGTGTAGGTTACTTCATTGTACTAGAGGTTGGAGAGAACGCGAGTTTGTGTGCTTCGGTAGACTTAGATGAATTTAACTTAACCTCGTCAAAAGCACTTCAATTCGGCGATTGTATTAAAGTGATGCACGATAGAATGGTGGACGCAAACGCCATATTGCATCATCACCGTCATATAGCCATGGTTGGCTAG
- a CDS encoding Lon protease family protein: MTQVDWRHVTPQYDEYTHQLEQYPNLTPFSFTQIQHRFRDALTRFVRLSSLSRVLLVNAPDNAIYRQLIIESLSHSTSLDNPVVIRTESLNAEALFDQVESKDGQVIATKQGLLSKADNGFLIVSANLILANPGSWLLLKSALLGDEIEPIRSNPDHLCAPQLPRAYNIKLIIVGDRGQMGDLDYLDSDIRNGFCLFSEIEQDLKLDQESLVEYLGYLKWLQQRYQLPELNVDAVTALLCAGARETEDQTYTPLCPIWHNTLLSEAAIESNNTEINSIHVEQALSHKYQRESYLPQRALDDILDGQVIIETNGEQVGQVNGLTVIDVPGHPISYGEPARISCVIHFGDGDISDVERKAELGGNLHAKGMMIMQAFVSASLNLEDPLPYSASVVFEQSYCEVDGDSASLAELCSLVSALSEYPINQQIAVTGAVDQFGRVQAVGGLNEKIEGFYHVCKHQGLTGEQGVILPHTNLKHLALQPDVVESIKNGEFHIWSVSNVDEAIPLIMNKPFRDEEQESVLSKIAERIENFERHEHPPGIVERIKNWFV; encoded by the coding sequence ATGACTCAAGTAGACTGGCGACATGTGACGCCACAATATGATGAATACACACATCAGTTAGAGCAATACCCTAACCTAACGCCCTTTTCATTTACTCAGATTCAGCATAGATTCCGTGATGCCTTAACTCGCTTTGTACGCTTGTCTAGCCTATCACGAGTGTTACTCGTCAATGCGCCTGATAATGCTATCTATCGCCAACTCATCATAGAATCACTAAGCCACTCTACTTCTTTAGACAACCCTGTTGTAATCCGAACTGAATCATTAAACGCCGAAGCCCTATTTGATCAAGTGGAATCAAAAGATGGGCAAGTGATTGCGACCAAACAAGGATTACTTTCTAAAGCCGACAATGGATTTCTTATTGTATCTGCGAATCTTATCCTTGCGAATCCAGGTAGCTGGCTATTACTTAAGTCAGCGTTACTTGGAGATGAGATTGAACCAATCAGAAGTAACCCAGATCATCTATGTGCACCGCAGTTGCCTCGAGCGTATAACATCAAGCTCATCATAGTTGGTGATCGTGGTCAAATGGGCGATCTTGACTATTTAGATAGCGATATACGCAACGGTTTTTGTCTGTTTAGTGAGATTGAACAAGATCTTAAATTAGACCAAGAGAGTTTAGTTGAATATTTAGGCTACCTAAAATGGCTACAGCAACGCTATCAGTTACCGGAACTTAATGTAGACGCCGTTACCGCCTTACTTTGTGCTGGTGCCAGAGAAACTGAAGACCAAACATATACCCCCTTGTGTCCAATTTGGCACAACACTTTGCTTAGTGAAGCAGCGATTGAGTCAAATAACACTGAAATCAATAGCATCCACGTTGAGCAAGCGTTATCACACAAATACCAACGTGAATCTTATCTACCACAGAGAGCTCTAGACGATATCCTTGATGGACAAGTGATCATCGAGACTAATGGTGAGCAAGTAGGTCAAGTCAATGGCTTGACCGTTATTGACGTCCCGGGACATCCTATCTCTTATGGTGAGCCTGCTCGTATTTCATGTGTCATTCACTTTGGTGACGGCGATATTTCTGACGTAGAACGCAAAGCAGAACTTGGTGGTAACCTTCATGCTAAAGGTATGATGATCATGCAAGCGTTTGTGAGTGCCTCGCTAAACCTTGAAGATCCGTTACCATATTCTGCATCCGTTGTATTCGAGCAATCTTACTGTGAAGTTGATGGCGACAGCGCATCGTTGGCAGAACTATGCTCACTTGTCAGTGCTCTTTCAGAGTACCCAATCAATCAACAGATTGCCGTAACCGGTGCAGTTGACCAATTTGGCCGCGTACAAGCTGTCGGAGGCTTAAACGAGAAGATCGAAGGCTTCTATCACGTCTGTAAACATCAAGGTCTAACAGGCGAGCAAGGTGTCATTCTACCGCATACAAATTTGAAGCATTTGGCTCTTCAACCCGATGTCGTAGAAAGCATCAAAAATGGAGAGTTTCATATCTGGTCTGTATCAAATGTAGATGAAGCAATTCCTCTTATTATGAACAAACCATTTAGAGACGAAGAGCAAGAAAGCGTTCTTAGCAAAATCGCGGAACGTATTGAAAACTTTGAAAGACATGAACATCCGCCAGGAATTGTGGAACGCATCAAAAACTGGTTTGTCTAG
- a CDS encoding DUF3634 family protein translates to MMYVILIGAALVFWLVAVDRPVLKVTFEKGQIAQFKGHMPPSFKHNLQEIGRNQSFDGELKVYAKRSGYNLKFSKQVPKSTQQRIRNVFPHNGFKSKGSKRA, encoded by the coding sequence ATGATGTATGTGATTCTTATTGGGGCAGCACTCGTATTTTGGCTGGTTGCCGTTGACAGGCCTGTGCTCAAAGTGACTTTTGAAAAAGGACAAATAGCTCAGTTTAAAGGGCATATGCCACCAAGTTTCAAACACAATTTGCAAGAAATTGGCCGTAATCAGAGCTTTGATGGTGAGCTGAAGGTTTATGCAAAACGCTCGGGCTACAACTTAAAATTCTCCAAACAGGTTCCTAAAAGTACTCAACAACGTATCCGTAACGTGTTTCCTCATAACGGCTTTAAATCGAAAGGGTCTAAGAGAGCATAA
- the rlmKL gene encoding bifunctional 23S rRNA (guanine(2069)-N(7))-methyltransferase RlmK/23S rRNA (guanine(2445)-N(2))-methyltransferase RlmL has protein sequence MNQYLAVTSNGLENLLVEELTQLGITNAKPVQAGVKFKATNEQIYRCCLWSRLASRFVRVLSEFTCQDDMDLYLSTTAVNWVNQFHSSKRFVVDFNGTNREIRNSQYGAMKVKDAVVDCFEKKSLPRPNISKENPDIRIHVRLHRDKAILGVDMVGSGLHQRGYRPESGRAPLRETLAAAILLRSGWDATKPFLDPMCGSGTLVIEAAMMAANMAPGVKRQKWGFQALEDFDAELWAEIKSEANVQARRGLKKVECKFYGYDNDARVLKTARDNARRAGVEDLIEFELGDAALVKRPAEFDNGVIVSNPPYGERLGTEPGLIALYTAFGAQLKSEFGGCNASIFSSSDELLSCLRMRADKQFKLNNGALPCHQKNYSISDRPMSERPSEQQEQQIAPDFANRLKKNIGKIGKWAKKEQLDCYRIYDADLPEYNVAIDVYPGHLVIQEYAAPKNVPEEKAKRRLTDIIRASIQVTGVEANNVVLKVRQKQKGSSQYQKLSQDSSNLKVNEYGVKLIVNLHDYLDTGLFLDHKLTRRRIGEMAAGKDFLNLFAYTGSATVHAAVGGARTTKTVDMSNTYLEWAKENMELNGRVGRQHQFVQADCLQWLAKENGNYDLIFIDPPTFSNSKRMEQTFDVQRDHLQLMENLKRILREEGTIVFSNNKRHFKMDLEGLETLGLKAQNISAKTLPLDFARNKHIHNCWVITHK, from the coding sequence ATGAATCAATATCTAGCGGTTACCTCAAACGGCCTTGAGAATTTATTAGTTGAAGAACTAACCCAACTAGGGATTACAAACGCAAAACCTGTACAAGCAGGTGTTAAATTCAAAGCGACGAATGAGCAGATTTATCGTTGTTGTTTGTGGAGTCGTTTGGCTTCAAGATTTGTACGTGTCCTTTCTGAGTTCACTTGTCAAGATGACATGGACCTGTACCTCTCTACGACGGCAGTAAACTGGGTAAATCAATTCCATAGCTCTAAGCGATTTGTGGTTGATTTCAACGGTACTAACCGTGAGATTCGCAATAGCCAGTATGGTGCGATGAAGGTGAAAGATGCGGTTGTAGACTGCTTCGAAAAGAAATCGTTACCTCGTCCAAATATCAGTAAAGAGAATCCAGATATCCGTATCCACGTTCGTCTGCATCGTGATAAAGCGATTTTGGGTGTTGATATGGTTGGTAGTGGCCTTCACCAACGCGGCTATCGTCCAGAGTCTGGTCGTGCACCTCTACGTGAGACGTTAGCTGCAGCAATCCTGCTACGTAGTGGTTGGGATGCGACAAAACCATTCTTAGATCCAATGTGTGGTTCGGGTACGTTAGTTATCGAAGCCGCAATGATGGCAGCGAACATGGCGCCTGGCGTTAAACGTCAGAAGTGGGGCTTCCAAGCTCTTGAAGACTTTGATGCGGAGCTATGGGCAGAAATTAAATCAGAAGCGAATGTTCAAGCTCGTCGTGGTCTGAAAAAAGTAGAGTGTAAGTTCTACGGTTACGATAACGATGCTCGCGTTCTAAAAACAGCACGTGATAATGCGCGTCGTGCTGGTGTTGAAGATTTGATCGAATTCGAATTGGGTGATGCGGCGCTAGTCAAGCGTCCAGCTGAGTTTGATAACGGTGTTATTGTATCGAACCCGCCATATGGTGAGCGTCTTGGTACAGAGCCGGGCCTTATCGCACTGTACACAGCATTTGGTGCGCAACTGAAATCTGAGTTTGGTGGTTGCAATGCGTCAATCTTCTCTAGCTCTGATGAACTGCTGAGCTGTCTACGTATGCGTGCGGATAAACAGTTCAAATTGAACAATGGTGCGTTACCGTGTCACCAAAAGAACTACTCAATCTCTGATCGTCCTATGTCAGAGCGTCCTTCTGAGCAGCAAGAACAACAAATTGCACCAGATTTCGCTAACCGTTTGAAAAAGAACATTGGCAAAATTGGTAAATGGGCGAAGAAAGAGCAGCTAGATTGCTACCGCATTTATGATGCCGACCTTCCTGAATACAACGTTGCTATCGACGTTTACCCGGGCCATCTTGTGATTCAAGAGTATGCAGCGCCGAAGAACGTTCCTGAAGAGAAGGCGAAGCGCCGTCTAACAGACATCATTCGTGCATCGATTCAGGTGACAGGCGTAGAAGCGAATAATGTCGTTCTTAAAGTGCGTCAGAAGCAGAAAGGCTCTTCTCAATACCAGAAATTATCTCAGGATTCATCGAATCTAAAAGTGAACGAATACGGCGTGAAGCTGATCGTAAATCTTCATGATTACCTAGACACGGGTCTGTTCTTGGACCACAAATTAACGCGTCGACGCATTGGTGAGATGGCAGCGGGTAAAGATTTCTTGAACCTATTTGCATACACCGGCTCTGCAACAGTACATGCTGCGGTTGGTGGTGCTCGTACGACTAAGACAGTCGATATGTCAAATACCTACCTAGAGTGGGCAAAAGAGAACATGGAGCTTAACGGTCGAGTAGGCCGCCAGCACCAATTTGTTCAAGCTGACTGTCTACAATGGCTAGCAAAAGAGAATGGTAACTACGATCTTATCTTTATCGATCCACCAACCTTCTCTAACTCTAAGCGTATGGAACAGACATTCGATGTACAACGTGATCACCTTCAGTTGATGGAGAATCTAAAACGTATTCTTCGCGAAGAAGGTACGATCGTGTTCTCGAACAATAAACGTCACTTTAAAATGGATCTAGAAGGTTTAGAGACGCTAGGGCTTAAAGCTCAGAACATCTCTGCTAAAACACTGCCTCTAGATTTCGCTCGTAATAAGCATATTCATAACTGCTGGGTTATCACTCATAAGTAA
- the fabA gene encoding bifunctional 3-hydroxydecanoyl-ACP dehydratase/trans-2-decenoyl-ACP isomerase, producing the protein MQNKRDSYTREELLASSQGELWPQGPQLPAPNMLMMDRITKMSETEGDFGKGLILAELDITPDLWFFDCHFPGDPVMPGCLGLDAMWQLVGFFLGWVGGEGKGRALGVGEVKFTGQILPTAKKVTYEIHMKRVVNRKLVMGLADGRVLVDGKEIYVAKDLKVGLFQDTSSF; encoded by the coding sequence ATGCAAAACAAACGTGATTCTTACACTCGCGAAGAGCTTCTAGCATCAAGCCAAGGCGAACTATGGCCACAAGGCCCTCAACTTCCAGCACCAAACATGTTGATGATGGATCGCATCACTAAGATGTCTGAAACTGAGGGTGATTTTGGTAAAGGTTTAATCCTTGCTGAATTAGATATTACTCCAGACTTATGGTTCTTTGATTGTCACTTCCCGGGTGACCCTGTAATGCCAGGTTGTCTAGGCTTAGACGCAATGTGGCAACTTGTTGGTTTCTTCCTAGGTTGGGTTGGCGGCGAAGGTAAAGGTCGTGCCCTAGGTGTCGGTGAAGTGAAATTTACTGGTCAAATCCTACCAACAGCGAAAAAAGTAACGTACGAAATCCACATGAAACGTGTTGTAAACCGTAAGCTGGTAATGGGCCTAGCAGACGGTCGCGTTCTTGTAGATGGCAAAGAAATCTACGTTGCAAAAGACCTGAAAGTTGGCCTTTTCCAAGATACGTCTTCTTTCTAA
- the matP gene encoding macrodomain Ter protein MatP has protein sequence MKYQQLENLECGWKWNYLVKKWKEGESITRHIDSSEAEVAVQNLLKLEHQPTGVLEWIEEHMSLELDNKLKQAIRAKRKRHFNAEQVHTKKKSIDLDYRVWEKLSQRANELGCTLSDAIEYLVSEASRSEQASKTVTSLKEDLSALLSDDK, from the coding sequence ATGAAATATCAGCAACTTGAAAACTTAGAATGTGGTTGGAAATGGAACTACCTAGTAAAGAAATGGAAGGAAGGTGAATCCATTACCCGTCATATCGATTCAAGTGAAGCAGAGGTTGCGGTACAGAACCTTCTTAAGCTCGAACACCAACCAACAGGTGTTTTAGAGTGGATAGAAGAGCACATGTCTTTAGAGCTCGACAACAAGCTAAAGCAAGCTATTCGAGCGAAACGTAAACGCCACTTTAACGCGGAACAAGTACATACCAAGAAAAAGTCGATTGATCTGGATTATCGAGTTTGGGAAAAACTATCACAAAGGGCAAATGAATTAGGTTGTACGCTTTCTGACGCAATCGAGTATTTAGTCAGTGAAGCCTCAAGAAGTGAACAAGCAAGCAAAACGGTAACAAGTCTCAAAGAAGATTTGAGCGCCTTGCTATCTGACGATAAATAG